In Reichenbachiella agarivorans, one genomic interval encodes:
- a CDS encoding CHAT domain-containing protein has translation MKNLRPYLLILFILSANTSLWAQKNDAQSMLSQAQALYEDLVYEEAFKAFQKSNEKANSETALQGMVRSLFELGNQLQFNGNTGAAKTNYNQALGLAKTLDKQYPDRADNLLLRGLMYLYNEQRENAKTDFQYVNLRFPDNGRAYYYLWTQEPVEGLAKTEHFYVQKALEIDPKLFELHQELGSYYAAMDMADEAIEHYNHALEISPKNYKANFALGQIYWALGDLDQMRIHFENSLRYFPDFAYAQMALAGVELMSGNLTASVPLIRSALKINPATDAYLDMYIENFPDLASYNFRETVVSDSPYDNKGYPKYYQEAVTLAQSFDFYAAIEKFHQCHDVYSRLEYNEPAWTVSILAWLTHCYRETGAYADAVHTSQQALNLAVQHNLTTDQASLAANLSMIYYAWGDYPNALKTGRLSIQYLLAYHQEDKLYDAYTNLGVYYRKWGLSDSAVYYHQKALTHVDKAQNDLLALAKKELALSYSADLQYDKAQKALEEMLDLQKNHDMKGQESALDFGSAQVYYQAGMYNEANEYIEKSFPYFQSLQESNPIHLSLTPFIQNYIGITVNLDQIDLAYHNYVALNFNLIGQIKDFFPAMNENGKLLFYREVKQYFESFNSFAVNHTNMNQEVLTQMYENQLMIKGLLFNNAIKIQRSVLNSDDQNLKKLYTQLITKKNLLARSITFDEEERSSRNINVDKIQLQIDSLETQLLRSDINLSTNQVYEENLVKKVKGQLKPNEAAIEIVRFRNYDFAKGGSFTDQVQYLALILRGDRDMIDYVMLDQGNELENRHYLAYVNAIEYELEDRVSHDLFWSPIKEKLAQIQKAYFAGDGIYHKINLNTLYHSQSNQYVIDQLDIRLITSTRDLLKTTPELPKRGDVLLVGFPSFEMDSEPNSKIDVDENIDMMGTRAFTSLEYLTPLPGTYSEVNKIATLLKSSKWKTKVLTGNAALEGTIKAVSSPTILHIATHGYFEESSDRDNPLLYSGLFLSGATSNYRLKKQEGEDGILTAYEAMHLNLSQTQMVVLSACETGMGRIENGEGVYGLQRAFLIAGSKSVIMSMWKVNDQTTMELMSDFYARLETARDKHVTFREAQLALKELHPSPKYWGAFNIVGK, from the coding sequence GTGAAAAACCTACGGCCTTATCTCCTCATCCTATTCATTCTATCTGCTAACACTTCCCTTTGGGCACAAAAAAACGATGCACAAAGCATGCTATCCCAAGCCCAAGCTTTGTACGAAGACTTGGTTTATGAGGAGGCGTTCAAAGCATTCCAAAAATCCAATGAAAAGGCCAACAGTGAAACAGCACTGCAAGGAATGGTTCGTTCGTTATTCGAGTTAGGCAATCAGTTACAATTCAACGGCAATACAGGAGCTGCCAAGACTAATTACAATCAGGCGCTTGGCCTAGCCAAAACACTGGACAAACAATACCCTGACCGAGCAGACAATCTTCTGCTCCGTGGTCTGATGTACCTCTACAACGAGCAACGAGAAAATGCCAAGACAGACTTTCAATATGTCAACCTTCGTTTTCCTGACAATGGCCGTGCATACTACTACCTCTGGACACAAGAACCCGTCGAAGGACTGGCTAAAACAGAACACTTTTACGTCCAAAAAGCACTTGAAATAGACCCCAAGCTTTTCGAACTGCATCAGGAGCTGGGTTCATACTATGCTGCCATGGACATGGCAGATGAAGCCATTGAGCACTACAACCATGCCTTGGAGATTTCTCCCAAAAACTACAAGGCCAACTTTGCCCTGGGACAGATTTATTGGGCACTCGGTGACTTAGATCAGATGCGCATTCATTTCGAAAATAGTCTTCGTTACTTCCCTGATTTTGCCTATGCACAGATGGCCTTGGCAGGTGTAGAGCTGATGAGTGGCAACCTCACTGCCTCGGTACCTCTGATCCGATCAGCCCTCAAAATCAACCCCGCAACGGATGCTTACCTCGACATGTACATTGAGAATTTTCCTGATCTGGCCAGCTACAACTTCCGAGAAACGGTCGTCTCAGACTCACCTTACGACAACAAAGGCTACCCCAAATATTACCAAGAGGCGGTTACTTTGGCACAATCATTTGACTTTTATGCAGCCATAGAAAAATTTCATCAGTGTCACGATGTCTATAGCAGATTGGAATACAACGAGCCCGCATGGACAGTTTCTATCCTTGCTTGGTTGACTCACTGTTATCGTGAGACTGGCGCATATGCCGATGCTGTCCATACTTCACAGCAGGCGCTCAATCTCGCTGTACAACACAACCTGACAACAGATCAAGCCAGTTTAGCAGCCAATTTATCCATGATCTACTATGCATGGGGAGATTACCCCAACGCACTAAAAACCGGTCGATTGTCTATCCAATACCTATTGGCATATCACCAAGAGGACAAGTTGTACGATGCCTATACCAACCTCGGTGTTTACTATCGCAAGTGGGGACTGTCTGACAGTGCTGTCTATTATCACCAAAAGGCGCTGACTCATGTTGACAAAGCACAAAATGATCTTTTGGCATTGGCCAAAAAAGAATTGGCACTGTCTTACTCTGCAGACCTCCAATATGACAAGGCACAAAAAGCACTTGAAGAAATGCTTGACCTACAAAAAAATCATGACATGAAGGGCCAGGAATCCGCACTAGATTTTGGATCCGCACAAGTGTACTATCAGGCGGGGATGTACAACGAAGCAAATGAATATATAGAAAAGTCCTTCCCTTATTTCCAGAGTTTACAAGAGTCCAACCCTATTCATTTGAGTCTCACACCCTTCATCCAAAACTACATAGGCATCACCGTCAATCTCGATCAAATTGACCTGGCTTATCACAACTATGTCGCCCTGAATTTCAACCTCATTGGTCAGATCAAGGATTTTTTCCCGGCGATGAACGAAAACGGAAAACTGCTGTTCTACAGGGAGGTAAAACAGTATTTCGAATCCTTCAACTCCTTTGCTGTGAATCATACCAACATGAATCAAGAAGTATTGACTCAGATGTATGAAAACCAACTCATGATCAAGGGTCTGCTCTTCAACAACGCAATCAAAATCCAAAGGAGTGTTCTGAATTCGGATGATCAAAACCTAAAAAAGCTATACACACAGCTCATTACCAAAAAGAACCTATTGGCCAGATCCATCACATTTGACGAAGAAGAAAGAAGCTCTCGAAACATCAACGTCGATAAAATACAGCTGCAAATAGACAGCTTGGAAACCCAACTCCTGCGCTCAGATATAAACCTATCTACCAATCAGGTATACGAAGAAAACCTAGTGAAGAAGGTCAAAGGTCAACTCAAACCCAATGAAGCAGCCATCGAAATTGTGAGATTCAGAAATTATGACTTTGCCAAGGGAGGTTCCTTTACCGACCAGGTTCAATACCTCGCCCTGATCCTGCGTGGTGATCGTGACATGATCGACTATGTGATGCTCGACCAAGGCAACGAACTTGAAAACCGCCACTACTTGGCCTATGTCAATGCCATCGAGTATGAACTAGAGGATCGCGTCTCCCATGACTTATTTTGGTCTCCGATCAAAGAAAAACTCGCCCAAATCCAAAAAGCGTATTTCGCTGGTGATGGCATCTACCACAAGATCAATCTCAACACCCTCTACCACAGTCAATCTAACCAATACGTGATCGATCAGCTGGATATCAGGTTGATCACCAGTACAAGAGACCTCCTCAAAACCACTCCAGAACTGCCCAAAAGAGGAGACGTGCTTTTGGTAGGTTTCCCAAGTTTTGAGATGGACAGTGAACCCAATTCTAAGATTGATGTTGATGAAAACATTGACATGATGGGTACGAGGGCATTTACTAGCTTGGAGTACCTGACTCCACTCCCTGGCACCTACTCAGAGGTCAACAAAATCGCCACTTTGCTCAAAAGCTCGAAATGGAAAACCAAGGTACTGACAGGAAACGCTGCACTGGAAGGAACCATCAAAGCAGTCTCCAGCCCTACGATCCTGCACATAGCTACGCATGGCTATTTCGAGGAATCTTCGGATAGAGACAATCCATTGCTCTACTCTGGACTGTTCCTATCAGGTGCCACGAGCAACTACCGATTGAAAAAACAAGAAGGTGAAGATGGAATCTTGACTGCCTATGAAGCCATGCATCTCAATCTCTCACAGACCCAAATGGTCGTGCTATCAGCCTGTGAAACAGGCATGGGTAGAATCGAAAATGGAGAAGGCGTTTATGGTCTGCAAAGAGCCTTTCTCATCGCTGGATCCAAATCCGTGATCATGAGTATGTGGAAAGTCAATGATCAAACCACGATGGAGTTGATGAGCGACTTCTATGCAAGACTCGAAACCGCCAGAGACAAGCATGTAACATTCCGAGAAGCGCAACTGGCACTCAAAGAACTCCATCCTAGTCCCAAATATTGGGGGGCATTCAATATTGTAGGGAAGTAA
- a CDS encoding cytochrome ubiquinol oxidase subunit I: MEDMIFYDRLQFAFTITFHYLFPQLTMGLSLIIVYFKWQYLRTKTETYNDAAKFFMKIFAINFTMGVITGIPMEFQFGTNWAKFSELTGNIIGQTLAMEGTFSFFLESSFLALFIFGEKLMGQKLHLLTGFLVFLGSWASGYFILATNAWMQHPVGYEILANGQFVLTHFTALFSNPWLLPAFLHNQMASVVTSSFVVASIGAFYLLSQKNEEYGKLFLKTGILFGLVSSLLVAFPTGDWNAKNVVKYQPAAFAAMEGIFHTEDGGAEIVLIGQPNMVEKKLDNKIAVPNILSFLTYQEWDKQVKGMEEFDKSELPQNIPALYYSYHMMVGLGTIFIGVMALAAFLLWRKKLYSFAPLLWVIMFLFPFPYIANITGWYVAELGRQPYLVYGLLRTIDGISPTVSSGNTLFTLLGFVGLYLLLGLLFLLLVGKAIYAGPKPQTH, encoded by the coding sequence ATGGAAGATATGATATTCTATGATAGGCTGCAGTTTGCATTCACTATCACCTTTCACTACCTATTTCCTCAGCTGACCATGGGACTGTCGCTGATCATCGTCTACTTCAAATGGCAGTACCTGAGGACTAAAACCGAGACCTACAATGATGCCGCCAAGTTCTTCATGAAGATCTTTGCCATCAACTTCACAATGGGTGTCATCACAGGCATCCCCATGGAGTTTCAGTTCGGTACCAACTGGGCCAAGTTCTCCGAACTCACAGGCAACATCATCGGACAGACCTTGGCGATGGAGGGTACATTTTCTTTTTTTCTGGAGTCCTCATTTCTAGCACTCTTCATTTTTGGAGAGAAGCTGATGGGGCAAAAGCTGCACCTACTGACGGGCTTTCTGGTCTTTCTGGGTTCATGGGCGAGTGGCTACTTCATCCTCGCCACCAACGCTTGGATGCAGCACCCCGTAGGTTACGAGATCCTCGCCAATGGCCAATTCGTGCTGACGCACTTCACGGCATTATTTAGCAACCCTTGGTTGCTTCCTGCCTTCTTGCACAACCAGATGGCCTCTGTGGTGACCTCTTCCTTTGTCGTGGCGAGCATCGGCGCTTTCTACCTCTTGAGTCAAAAGAACGAGGAGTATGGCAAACTCTTCCTCAAGACAGGCATCCTCTTCGGTTTGGTGTCCAGTCTATTGGTGGCCTTCCCGACTGGTGACTGGAATGCCAAGAATGTCGTCAAGTATCAGCCCGCAGCCTTTGCCGCGATGGAGGGCATCTTCCATACCGAAGACGGAGGCGCAGAGATCGTCCTGATCGGCCAGCCCAACATGGTCGAGAAGAAGCTCGACAACAAAATCGCCGTACCCAACATCCTTAGCTTCCTCACCTACCAAGAATGGGACAAGCAGGTCAAGGGCATGGAGGAGTTTGACAAATCAGAACTCCCACAAAACATCCCCGCACTCTACTATTCCTACCACATGATGGTGGGGCTGGGCACGATCTTCATCGGCGTGATGGCCTTGGCAGCCTTCCTGCTTTGGAGGAAAAAACTGTACAGCTTTGCCCCGCTGCTGTGGGTGATTATGTTCCTGTTTCCCTTCCCCTACATCGCCAACATCACGGGATGGTATGTCGCAGAGCTGGGTCGTCAACCTTATTTAGTCTATGGATTGCTCCGTACAATTGACGGCATCTCTCCTACCGTATCATCAGGCAATACACTGTTCACGCTACTAGGCTTTGTGGGCTTGTACCTCTTACTCGGTCTGTTGTTTTTACTCCTAGTCGGAAAAGCGATCTACGCTGGCCCTAAACCTCAAACACACTAA
- a CDS encoding universal stress protein, producing the protein MNIINHILIPIDFSNSAMSAIQYAIGMSKGDRKIKYTLLNVSSDKNQLTEVEYKLDQIASDLFEPFGIPCEVLVTTGLLADNIIQLKEKLKVDLIIMGTGGSENTNNKTHTVEILEKVNCPVWIIPENTHGFQLRNIAMALDENEWDSPAGLRFFHDIAKWYNAKVHLLKIDTENQIQGPASLKKESTMEYYLDNLDYHYSFPKNSDIEDGINTYVLAHQIDTLAIIPRIHAVHNPPSKGKLTKVLALHSKIPLLVID; encoded by the coding sequence ATGAACATTATTAATCACATTCTGATTCCAATTGATTTTTCAAATAGTGCAATGTCTGCAATACAATATGCCATCGGTATGTCCAAAGGAGATCGAAAGATAAAATACACTTTACTCAATGTGTCTTCTGACAAAAATCAATTGACAGAAGTGGAATATAAACTTGATCAAATAGCTTCAGATCTATTTGAGCCCTTTGGTATCCCATGCGAAGTTCTTGTCACTACAGGTCTATTGGCAGATAACATTATCCAACTCAAAGAAAAATTGAAAGTAGATTTAATCATCATGGGTACTGGTGGCAGTGAAAACACAAACAATAAAACTCACACAGTAGAAATTTTGGAAAAAGTAAATTGTCCTGTTTGGATCATCCCAGAAAACACTCATGGTTTTCAATTACGCAACATAGCTATGGCATTAGACGAAAATGAATGGGATAGTCCTGCAGGACTTCGATTTTTTCATGACATAGCCAAATGGTACAATGCCAAAGTACACTTACTCAAAATTGACACTGAAAATCAAATTCAAGGTCCTGCGTCGCTCAAAAAGGAAAGTACGATGGAATACTATTTAGATAATTTGGATTATCACTATTCCTTTCCAAAAAACAGTGACATTGAAGACGGAATCAACACCTATGTATTAGCTCATCAAATTGATACCTTGGCGATCATTCCAAGAATACATGCTGTACACAACCCTCCTTCTAAAGGGAAATTAACCAAAGTTTTAGCATTACACAGCAAAATTCCATTACTAGTCATTGATTAA
- a CDS encoding GlxA family transcriptional regulator, producing MKHISILVPEGDTSLSNLEATYKMFTMTNGHLARVGQSQRFDVHLVGLTKRNQLSNGIFRIHPDTTIDEVSKTDLIIIPAIHGDIHTVLKLNQAFIPWIVGQYAKGAEVASLCIGAFLLAKTGLLDGKNCATHWLMTKEFRDMYPDVNLVDDKIITDEQGIYTSGGAYSSLNLNLYLIEKFVNRDMAILSSKIFEIDINRHSQSPFIIFKGQKDHEDEVVVQAQEYIETHFAEKISIDELCDRFSTGRRTFERRFKKATSNTIVEYLQRVRVEAAKKLLESDRAGVNQVMYEVGYTDTKAFRELFKKIAGMSPLDYRNRYCKQAVMNPTIG from the coding sequence ATGAAGCACATCTCTATTCTTGTACCAGAAGGTGACACCAGTCTCAGCAATCTAGAGGCTACATACAAAATGTTTACCATGACCAATGGTCATTTAGCACGCGTCGGTCAATCGCAACGCTTCGATGTACATCTGGTAGGCCTCACCAAACGAAACCAACTGAGCAACGGTATATTTAGGATCCATCCAGATACGACTATTGATGAAGTGAGCAAGACAGATCTTATCATTATTCCTGCTATTCATGGAGACATTCATACGGTTTTGAAACTCAACCAGGCATTTATTCCATGGATTGTAGGTCAATATGCGAAGGGAGCTGAAGTGGCTAGCCTATGCATAGGCGCTTTTTTGCTGGCCAAAACGGGTCTACTAGATGGAAAGAACTGTGCGACACATTGGTTGATGACCAAGGAGTTTCGAGATATGTATCCAGACGTCAACCTAGTGGATGACAAAATCATCACTGACGAACAAGGTATCTACACGAGTGGGGGTGCTTATTCCTCTTTGAACCTCAACCTGTACCTCATCGAGAAATTTGTTAACAGAGACATGGCCATACTTTCTTCAAAAATCTTTGAAATCGACATCAACCGACACAGTCAATCTCCCTTCATCATTTTTAAGGGACAGAAAGATCATGAGGATGAGGTCGTAGTACAAGCTCAGGAATATATCGAAACCCATTTTGCTGAAAAAATCAGTATCGATGAACTTTGTGATCGCTTTTCTACTGGTAGACGGACCTTTGAACGGAGGTTCAAAAAGGCCACTTCAAACACCATTGTGGAATATTTACAGCGAGTAAGGGTCGAAGCAGCCAAAAAATTGTTAGAATCTGACCGAGCAGGTGTCAATCAAGTCATGTATGAAGTAGGCTATACAGATACGAAGGCATTTAGGGAGCTATTCAAAAAGATTGCTGGCATGTCACCTTTGGATTATCGCAATCGGTATTGCAAGCAGGCGGTCATGAATCCTACCATCGGGTAG
- a CDS encoding PhnA domain-containing protein: protein MNIEQKLHNRSGSKCELCNATGDLSVHIVTPKTGQDISENALLCDTCLDQVLNPEKLQTQHWHCLNESMWSEVPAVQVLAWRTLTQLINEGWAQNLLEMLYLDEETLTWAKDGLTENGESTALKHVDSNGALLSAGDTVTLIKDLNVKGANFTAKRGTAVRNITLTYDNAEHIEGKVNGQHIVILTKFVKKN from the coding sequence ATGAATATTGAACAAAAATTGCATAACAGAAGTGGATCCAAATGTGAACTATGTAATGCAACTGGCGATCTGTCGGTACACATTGTCACACCCAAAACAGGGCAGGACATCTCTGAAAACGCACTACTATGCGACACTTGTCTGGATCAGGTATTAAATCCTGAAAAATTACAAACACAACATTGGCACTGCCTCAACGAAAGCATGTGGAGCGAAGTACCCGCCGTACAGGTATTGGCATGGAGGACTCTCACGCAACTGATCAACGAGGGCTGGGCTCAAAACCTACTAGAAATGCTCTACCTTGATGAGGAAACCCTGACATGGGCCAAAGATGGCTTGACAGAAAACGGGGAATCAACCGCTCTCAAGCATGTAGATAGCAACGGCGCTCTGCTGTCAGCTGGAGACACTGTGACGCTGATCAAGGATCTCAATGTAAAGGGAGCCAACTTCACTGCCAAGCGTGGTACTGCTGTCCGAAACATCACCTTGACCTACGACAATGCAGAACACATTGAAGGCAAAGTCAATGGTCAGCACATCGTCATCCTTACCAAGTTTGTGAAGAAAAACTAA
- the cydB gene encoding cytochrome d ubiquinol oxidase subunit II, giving the protein MEIFWYIIIAIVLTVFFILDGYDFGTGIIHLFMAKEEKDKAVIAKAAGLFWDSNEVWLVAGGGLLFMAFPTFYASVFSGFYLPLILVLWLMIFRAIGLELRGQFDYPMWKSIWDKSFGVSSLLLALFFGIALGNVVRGVNLGGVENDISAYEAHYFFLPLWNAHFSPERTHPGVIDWFTVIIGVIAVVTLAIHGANWIRLKTNSSINEKLKTVIFRLSLVLVALTIFSLIVWHVIHPQPFGNFADKPLLIVFPLIYLAGIAGLFFTKSDRMKFGSSSLVIVGGITSSLASIFPMILPSTNDVNESLTIYNTSTTEYGMSVAVNWIIVGVLLGAVYMFIQKRLTAGKIDDMDYGH; this is encoded by the coding sequence ATGGAGATCTTTTGGTATATCATTATCGCTATCGTACTGACTGTATTTTTCATACTGGATGGCTATGATTTTGGCACAGGTATCATTCATTTGTTCATGGCCAAGGAAGAAAAAGACAAAGCAGTCATCGCGAAAGCGGCAGGTTTGTTTTGGGACTCCAACGAGGTCTGGCTCGTTGCAGGGGGAGGCTTGTTGTTCATGGCGTTCCCTACCTTTTATGCCTCGGTGTTCAGTGGTTTTTACTTGCCGCTGATTCTGGTGCTGTGGCTGATGATATTCAGAGCCATTGGACTGGAACTGAGAGGTCAATTTGACTATCCGATGTGGAAAAGTATCTGGGACAAATCATTCGGCGTATCGAGTTTGCTCTTGGCACTATTTTTTGGCATAGCATTGGGCAATGTCGTGCGTGGTGTCAATCTCGGTGGAGTCGAAAACGACATATCTGCCTATGAGGCTCATTATTTTTTCCTCCCACTATGGAATGCGCACTTTAGTCCCGAGCGGACGCACCCCGGAGTGATCGACTGGTTCACCGTCATCATCGGAGTGATCGCCGTGGTGACCCTAGCCATCCATGGCGCCAACTGGATTCGCCTCAAAACCAACTCCTCCATCAACGAAAAACTCAAAACAGTCATCTTCCGATTGAGCTTGGTACTGGTAGCACTGACGATCTTCTCTCTGATCGTATGGCATGTCATTCATCCCCAACCTTTCGGGAACTTTGCAGATAAGCCCCTGTTGATCGTATTTCCGCTCATTTACCTTGCAGGGATAGCAGGCTTGTTCTTCACTAAAAGCGACCGCATGAAGTTTGGGAGTTCGTCTTTGGTCATCGTAGGAGGAATCACCTCTTCCTTGGCCTCTATTTTCCCTATGATCCTGCCCTCCACCAATGATGTGAACGAATCTCTCACCATCTACAATACCAGCACAACCGAATACGGCATGTCAGTAGCAGTGAATTGGATCATCGTAGGTGTACTACTAGGAGCTGTCTATATGTTCATCCAAAAGAGACTCACAGCAGGTAAGATTGACGACATGGATTATGGACATTGA
- a CDS encoding cold-shock protein has translation MNNGTVKFFNESKGYGFVIDSDTKKEYFVHVSGLVDDVKEGDHVEFELKEGKKGLNAVSVRAI, from the coding sequence ATGAATAACGGTACAGTAAAGTTCTTTAACGAATCCAAGGGATATGGTTTTGTTATTGATAGTGACACAAAAAAAGAGTACTTCGTACATGTCTCAGGTTTGGTTGACGATGTAAAAGAAGGCGACCATGTCGAATTTGAATTAAAGGAAGGTAAAAAGGGATTGAACGCTGTGAGTGTACGAGCGATTTAA
- a CDS encoding YdcF family protein produces MKNVLFLVLLLFSMSGCMVSQDNCCKLLIEAESQTFDVIVVPGIPYENGDWDMVMRGRVYWSKYLYDRGIAKNIMYSGSSVYSPYYEAKIMALYAQKLGVPDSVIYTEIRAEHSTENIYYSYKKSKNLGFDKIALATDPFQTKMLRSFIKKKVDPSIALIPFVIDTLRKLNTDSLTITINDSSAFNPNFVSIKERESFWKRLSGTRGHNLNESYYSDGKLEDEGI; encoded by the coding sequence ATGAAAAATGTTCTCTTTTTAGTACTACTGCTATTCAGTATGTCGGGCTGCATGGTGTCTCAAGACAATTGTTGCAAACTATTGATCGAAGCTGAGTCTCAGACTTTTGATGTGATAGTGGTGCCAGGCATCCCGTACGAAAATGGAGATTGGGACATGGTTATGAGAGGCAGAGTGTACTGGAGCAAATATCTGTATGATCGAGGGATTGCCAAAAATATCATGTACTCGGGCAGTTCTGTGTATTCTCCCTATTATGAGGCAAAAATCATGGCATTGTATGCTCAGAAACTGGGTGTGCCTGATAGTGTGATTTATACTGAAATTCGAGCAGAGCACAGCACAGAGAATATTTATTATTCGTATAAAAAATCGAAGAACCTGGGATTTGATAAAATCGCACTGGCAACAGATCCGTTTCAAACCAAAATGTTGAGGAGTTTTATCAAGAAAAAAGTAGACCCCTCGATCGCTTTGATTCCTTTTGTGATCGATACGTTGCGCAAACTCAATACAGACTCCTTGACCATAACCATCAATGATTCATCGGCATTCAATCCAAACTTTGTCTCCATCAAGGAGAGAGAGTCCTTTTGGAAGAGACTGAGCGGAACTAGAGGACACAATCTCAATGAATCCTATTACAGCGATGGGAAGTTGGAGGATGAGGGAATCTAG